One genomic window of Candidatus Nanohalobium constans includes the following:
- a CDS encoding translation initiation factor IF-2 subunit gamma has protein sequence MTDQIPEVNIGLVGHVDHGKTTLTQALSGEWTDQHSEELERGITIRIGYADITYYNDDGELNVEGNGEEERTVSLVDAPGHETLMANVLSGAAIMDGAVLLVAADEEVPQPQTREHLAALDIAGIDNIVIAQNKIDLVSEEEAKENYEQIKEFVEGTVAEDAPIIPISAQHEVNIDALLEAVDTEIPTPERDLESDPKMLVARSFDTNKPGTFPEELNGGVIGGSLVKGELEPGDEVELKPGIRKDGEKFETVTTEIQSIIQGNSPVETGRPGGLLGIETDLDPSMVKSDGLAGNVLGLKGELPDVTDTVEVEVELMERLVGAENDEEIENIKEHEPLMLNIGTTKTAGVVTQAGKHVRLDLKMPVSVEENDRVAISRQVGSRWRLIGHGRINSTE, from the coding sequence GTGACAGATCAGATTCCAGAAGTAAACATCGGCCTAGTAGGGCATGTAGACCACGGAAAGACCACACTGACACAAGCACTTTCCGGAGAATGGACGGATCAGCACAGTGAGGAATTGGAGAGAGGAATCACAATCCGAATCGGTTACGCTGACATCACATACTACAACGATGACGGCGAACTAAATGTCGAAGGAAACGGGGAAGAAGAGAGAACTGTTTCTCTTGTCGATGCCCCAGGCCACGAAACACTGATGGCAAATGTACTCTCCGGAGCAGCCATTATGGATGGTGCAGTCCTTCTAGTAGCTGCTGACGAAGAAGTGCCACAGCCTCAGACCCGTGAGCACCTGGCCGCACTGGACATCGCTGGAATCGACAATATCGTAATAGCGCAGAACAAGATTGACCTGGTTTCCGAAGAGGAAGCCAAGGAAAACTATGAACAGATCAAAGAGTTCGTTGAGGGCACGGTAGCTGAAGACGCACCGATTATTCCGATCAGCGCCCAGCACGAAGTCAACATTGATGCGCTTCTAGAGGCAGTTGATACTGAGATACCTACCCCTGAAAGAGATCTTGAGTCAGATCCTAAGATGCTTGTAGCTCGTTCTTTCGATACTAACAAGCCAGGAACATTCCCAGAAGAACTGAATGGAGGAGTGATTGGAGGAAGCTTGGTCAAGGGAGAACTAGAGCCTGGTGACGAAGTTGAACTCAAGCCGGGAATCCGGAAAGACGGGGAAAAATTCGAAACAGTCACTACTGAAATCCAGAGTATCATCCAGGGTAACTCTCCTGTGGAAACAGGAAGGCCTGGAGGACTGTTAGGAATTGAAACAGATCTTGATCCGTCAATGGTTAAGTCTGATGGTCTTGCAGGAAATGTCTTAGGGCTTAAAGGAGAGCTTCCGGATGTTACAGATACTGTTGAGGTTGAGGTCGAGTTGATGGAGCGTTTGGTTGGTGCTGAGAACGATGAAGAGATTGAGAATATCAAAGAGCACGAGCCACTGATGCTTAACATCGGTACAACGAAGACTGCAGGGGTTGTAACTCAGGCAGGTAAGCATGTACGCCTCGACCTTAAAATGCCGGTATCCGTAGAGGAGAATGACCGAGTAGCGATTTCGCGACAGGTGGGCAGTCGATGGCGGCTAATCGGTCACGGACGGATAAACTCGACAGAATAA
- a CDS encoding 30S ribosomal protein S6e — translation MQITIGTQDGETFQTESEETSQLVGKEVGDEFEGGIIGLSGYTLKITGGSDKSGIPMRESIEGSERKRVMIGEGQGINEDEDGVRRRKSVRGKRISDEIQQLNTTVVEEGSKSVEELLSEDEEE, via the coding sequence ATGCAAATTACAATCGGAACACAAGACGGCGAAACATTTCAGACGGAATCAGAAGAAACAAGCCAGTTAGTCGGAAAAGAAGTAGGAGACGAATTCGAAGGCGGAATAATCGGTCTATCAGGATACACACTGAAGATCACTGGCGGAAGCGACAAATCCGGAATCCCAATGAGAGAAAGCATTGAAGGAAGCGAAAGAAAAAGAGTAATGATAGGAGAAGGACAAGGAATCAACGAAGATGAAGATGGGGTCCGAAGAAGAAAAAGTGTTAGAGGAAAAAGAATTTCAGACGAAATCCAACAATTAAATACAACAGTCGTCGAAGAAGGAAGCAAATCAGTCGAAGAACTTCTAAGCGAAGACGAAGAAGAATAA